One Deltaproteobacteria bacterium DNA window includes the following coding sequences:
- a CDS encoding 2-oxo acid dehydrogenase subunit E2, giving the protein MDVTLPKLAEGADSGTVVNVFVVEGEQVQLDQTLLELENEKAVAPIPSTVAGTVVRVHVLVGQVVSVGQVLVTIEEGPAATPHAPRAAAPAAEVPASAEEPAPAPAVDGKAPAAAAPEAHVHVSSSGAPPPASPTIRKIARELGIDLTRVKGSQRGGRIVMADVRAYIQGLQEMALKPAAPAAAPEADVPRTLDLSMWGPSKRERMSPLRRTIAQRMTESWTTVPHVTQFDDADITDLMALRKRHARAYEKAGARLTLTSFAIKAAVSALAKYPAFKTSIDYQALEIVTRDYVHIGVAVDTEAGLIAPVIRDVDKKDLLELSRELDELAERTRQRKLSADEMQGATFTISNLGSIGGAHFTPIVNSPQVAVLGMGRGVLRPVVREKKVTPRLVLPLALSYDHRVIDGADGARFLREIVRCLEEYAENDIKPD; this is encoded by the coding sequence ATGGACGTAACGCTTCCCAAACTGGCTGAAGGGGCCGATTCCGGCACCGTGGTCAACGTCTTCGTCGTCGAAGGCGAGCAGGTTCAACTGGACCAGACCCTGCTGGAGCTCGAGAACGAAAAGGCGGTGGCGCCCATTCCGTCCACGGTTGCGGGCACGGTCGTCCGGGTCCATGTCCTGGTGGGCCAGGTCGTTTCGGTGGGTCAGGTGTTGGTGACCATCGAGGAGGGACCGGCGGCAACCCCGCACGCGCCGCGAGCGGCGGCGCCGGCCGCGGAAGTGCCCGCCTCCGCGGAAGAGCCGGCCCCGGCGCCCGCCGTAGATGGAAAAGCTCCGGCCGCGGCCGCGCCGGAGGCACACGTGCACGTTTCCAGCAGCGGCGCGCCGCCGCCGGCCTCGCCCACGATACGCAAGATCGCGCGGGAGTTGGGCATCGATCTCACACGCGTGAAGGGCAGCCAGCGCGGCGGGCGCATCGTCATGGCCGACGTGCGCGCCTACATCCAGGGGCTTCAGGAAATGGCCCTCAAGCCTGCCGCTCCGGCCGCCGCCCCCGAGGCCGACGTCCCGCGGACCCTGGACCTCAGCATGTGGGGGCCGAGCAAGCGCGAGCGCATGTCGCCGCTGCGGCGCACCATCGCGCAGCGCATGACCGAGTCCTGGACCACGGTGCCGCACGTCACCCAGTTCGACGACGCGGACATCACCGACCTCATGGCGCTGCGGAAACGGCACGCGCGCGCCTACGAGAAGGCGGGCGCCCGTTTGACGCTGACCTCCTTCGCCATCAAGGCGGCGGTGTCCGCGCTGGCGAAGTACCCCGCCTTCAAGACCAGCATCGACTACCAGGCGCTGGAGATCGTCACACGGGACTACGTCCACATCGGCGTGGCGGTGGACACCGAGGCCGGCCTCATCGCGCCGGTGATCCGCGACGTGGACAAGAAGGACCTGCTGGAGCTGTCCAGGGAGCTCGACGAGCTGGCGGAGCGGACCCGGCAGCGCAAGTTGTCGGCGGACGAGATGCAGGGCGCCACCTTCACCATTTCGAATCTCGGAAGCATCGGCGGCGCCCACTTCACGCCCATCGTCAACAGCCCGCAGGTGGCGGTGCTGGGAATGGGACGGGGCGTGCTCCGTCCGGTGGTCCGGGAGAAGAAGGTGACGCCGCGGCTGGTGCTGCCGCTGGCGCTCTCCTACGATCACCGGGTCATCGACGGCGCCGACGGCGCGCGCTTCCTGCGCGAGATCGTGCGCTGCCTGGAAGAATACGCCGAAAACGACATCAAGCCCGACTAG
- a CDS encoding cold shock domain-containing protein: MTGTIKKILRDKGFGFIEPDDGGDDVFFHRGSGAPRVQFEDFGEGDSVQFQTRAGDKGPVAFGLKLR, encoded by the coding sequence GTGACGGGAACCATCAAGAAGATCCTCAGGGACAAGGGATTCGGCTTCATCGAGCCGGACGACGGCGGCGACGATGTCTTCTTTCATCGCGGCAGCGGCGCTCCACGAGTCCAGTTCGAGGATTTCGGCGAGGGCGACAGCGTGCAGTTCCAGACACGGGCGGGCGACAAGGGGCCGGTCGCCTTCGGCTTGAAGCTCCGCTGA
- the lpdA gene encoding dihydrolipoyl dehydrogenase, whose amino-acid sequence MEPIQTEIVVVGAGPGGYAAAFYAADLGKKVLLVERDERLGGVCLNRGCIPSKALLHATHVIDEAELSAERGVAFGKPKVKLDKLREWKESIIDKLAHGLEGLCARRGVQRIHGRGHFEDSRTLRVETAEGQQFINYDKAIIAVGSKPAMPAAFDLGNRRIMTSTEALELEDVPGRLLVVGGGYIGMELGMVYARLGSEIVMVEALDQLLSGVDPDLVRPVAKVAGAAFKDVRLKTKVLRMATSGRKIKVAVEVNGNTREETYDRVLVSVGRTPSYEDLGLENTGVRIGANGFIECNGEQQTGDPAIYAIGDANGGALLAHRATKEARVAVEVITGESSTIADVVIPAVVFTEPEVAWCGLTEQEAKAGDVAVEVVKFPWGASGRALTLDRPEGLTKLVLEPGTERILGVGITGAGAGELIGEGVLAVEMGATARDLAESVHPHPTLSETLMECAEAFYGTATHTAPRKRPRTAGTAARQAS is encoded by the coding sequence GTGGAACCCATCCAAACGGAAATCGTCGTCGTGGGCGCCGGCCCGGGAGGCTATGCCGCGGCATTCTATGCGGCGGACCTGGGCAAGAAGGTGCTCCTGGTGGAGCGGGACGAGCGCCTGGGCGGCGTGTGCCTCAATCGCGGCTGCATCCCCTCCAAGGCGCTGTTGCACGCCACGCACGTCATCGACGAGGCGGAACTGTCGGCGGAGCGGGGCGTGGCCTTCGGCAAGCCCAAGGTCAAGCTCGACAAGCTGCGCGAGTGGAAGGAATCCATCATCGACAAGCTGGCTCACGGGCTGGAGGGCTTGTGCGCCCGCCGCGGGGTCCAGCGCATCCACGGCCGCGGCCACTTCGAGGACTCCCGCACCCTGCGGGTGGAGACCGCCGAAGGACAGCAGTTCATCAACTATGACAAGGCCATCATCGCGGTGGGCTCGAAGCCGGCCATGCCGGCGGCCTTCGACCTGGGAAACCGCCGGATCATGACCTCCACCGAGGCGCTGGAGCTGGAGGACGTGCCGGGCCGGCTGCTGGTGGTGGGCGGCGGCTACATCGGCATGGAGCTGGGCATGGTGTATGCTCGGCTGGGTAGCGAGATCGTCATGGTGGAGGCGTTGGACCAGCTCCTGTCCGGCGTGGACCCCGACCTGGTACGGCCCGTTGCCAAGGTGGCCGGGGCGGCGTTCAAGGACGTCCGGCTCAAGACCAAGGTGCTGCGCATGGCCACAAGCGGCAGGAAGATCAAGGTGGCCGTGGAGGTCAACGGCAACACCCGCGAGGAGACCTACGACCGGGTGCTCGTCAGCGTCGGCCGCACGCCGAGCTACGAGGACCTAGGCCTCGAGAACACCGGGGTGAGGATCGGCGCCAACGGCTTCATCGAGTGCAACGGTGAGCAGCAGACCGGCGACCCGGCCATCTACGCCATCGGCGACGCCAACGGCGGCGCGTTGCTGGCGCACCGCGCCACCAAGGAGGCGCGGGTGGCGGTGGAGGTCATCACCGGCGAGTCGAGCACCATCGCGGACGTGGTCATCCCGGCGGTGGTCTTCACCGAGCCCGAGGTGGCCTGGTGCGGCCTGACCGAACAGGAGGCCAAGGCCGGGGACGTCGCCGTAGAGGTCGTCAAGTTCCCCTGGGGCGCTTCCGGGCGGGCGCTTACCCTGGACCGTCCCGAGGGCCTCACCAAGCTGGTGCTCGAACCCGGGACGGAGCGCATCCTCGGCGTGGGCATCACCGGCGCGGGCGCCGGTGAGCTGATCGGCGAAGGCGTGCTCGCCGTCGAGATGGGCGCCACCGCCAGGGACCTGGCGGAGTCCGTGCATCCCCATCCCACGCTTTCCGAGACCCTGATGGAATGCGCCGAAGCGTTCTACGGCACCGCCACCCACACCGCCCCGCGCAAGCGTCCCCGAACCGCCGGGACAGCCGCCCGGCAGGCCTCCTGA
- the lipB gene encoding lipoyl(octanoyl) transferase LipB, producing the protein MSKSLHVVDLRRLEYEAALAVQHRILERRIRAAADDCLILVEHPHVFTTGRRDARAHVLDAGEVPVLATSRGGDVTYHGPGQLVVYPIIDLESRQRRAVHLYLNALEQAIIEVLASFGLDAGRRPPWTGVWIDTRKICAIGIAVKRGVTYHGAALNVAPDLDYFRRIVPCGLDWAEVTSIEREARRAVSMDEVKALLVRSFCRNFGYDEVVRDGIRDGDSDGPDDDTGPRNAPGTDAAATSGTSRR; encoded by the coding sequence ATGTCCAAATCGCTTCACGTCGTCGACCTGCGGCGCCTCGAATACGAGGCGGCGCTGGCGGTTCAACACCGTATCCTCGAGCGCAGGATCCGCGCGGCCGCGGACGACTGCCTCATCCTGGTCGAGCATCCGCACGTCTTCACCACCGGGCGGCGCGACGCGCGCGCGCACGTCCTCGATGCCGGCGAGGTTCCCGTGCTCGCCACCAGCCGCGGCGGCGACGTCACCTACCACGGGCCGGGACAGCTCGTCGTCTATCCCATTATCGATCTCGAATCCAGGCAGCGCCGGGCCGTCCACCTTTACCTGAACGCACTCGAACAGGCCATCATCGAGGTCCTGGCGTCCTTCGGCCTGGACGCGGGGCGCCGGCCGCCGTGGACCGGCGTGTGGATCGACACGCGCAAGATCTGCGCCATCGGCATCGCCGTCAAACGGGGGGTCACGTATCACGGCGCCGCCCTCAATGTGGCGCCGGACCTGGACTACTTCCGCAGAATCGTCCCTTGCGGCCTGGACTGGGCCGAGGTGACCTCCATTGAGCGGGAGGCGCGCCGGGCCGTTTCCATGGATGAAGTCAAGGCCCTGCTGGTGCGGAGCTTCTGCCGGAACTTCGGGTACGACGAGGTGGTGCGGGACGGGATACGGGACGGGGATTCGGACGGGCCGGACGATGATACCGGCCCGCGCAACGCGCCGGGAACGGATGCCGCGGCTACTTCTGGAACCAGTCGGCGTTGA